A genomic segment from Aridibaculum aurantiacum encodes:
- a CDS encoding PKD domain-containing protein, with product MIRARLTYLLLMIFIVTSCRKPVIETDVNKVPVANAGPDQTIMKPQDTTRLSGQLSFDPDGRIVSYQWRNLTGPNSPNMSTTVTIGGLKVYEAFVSNLKEGVYQFELTVTDNDNAVSWDTMKVTVLPDSSKMKKYIGLGWDDSCTMRIPNLSSAIPSTTGIKVFLSKYSGGGPMPVYVPPTGWYEIHTGPASWEWYEIKNDVLIIHAAPSSDCRSNGAAYDVMIMWD from the coding sequence ATGATCAGAGCACGTTTAACCTATCTCTTGTTAATGATTTTTATTGTAACGTCTTGTCGCAAGCCTGTTATTGAAACGGATGTCAACAAAGTACCCGTCGCCAATGCCGGGCCAGACCAAACAATCATGAAGCCACAAGACACTACGCGCCTTAGTGGTCAGCTTTCGTTTGATCCTGATGGTCGCATTGTCTCTTACCAATGGCGGAACCTAACAGGTCCAAATTCTCCAAACATGAGTACTACGGTTACAATTGGGGGATTGAAGGTTTATGAGGCCTTTGTCTCCAATCTCAAGGAGGGTGTTTATCAATTTGAATTAACAGTAACTGACAATGATAATGCTGTTTCCTGGGATACGATGAAAGTGACAGTCCTGCCGGACTCGTCCAAAATGAAAAAATATATTGGCTTGGGGTGGGATGATTCCTGCACGATGCGTATTCCCAACTTATCGTCTGCAATACCGTCCACCACTGGTATTAAAGTGTTTCTGTCAAAGTATTCCGGAGGTGGACCTATGCCTGTTTATGTGCCACCTACTGGCTGGTACGAGATACATACGGGTCCGGCATCGTGGGAATGGTACGAAATAAAAAATGATGTTTTGATCATACATGCTGCTCCAAGTTCAGATTGTCGTTCGAACGGTGCTGCTTATGATGTGATGATAATGTGGGACTGA
- the mnmG gene encoding tRNA uridine-5-carboxymethylaminomethyl(34) synthesis enzyme MnmG — MFKEYDVIVVGAGHAGCEAAAAAANLGSKVLLVTMNMQTIAQMSCNPAMGGIAKGQIVREIDALGGYSGIVTDASLIQFRMLNRSKGPAMWSPRAQSDRMLFAQKWREMLENTPNVDFYQDNVVSIIVEGERACGVVTGLGHSIRSKSVVVTSGTFLNGVIHIGEKRFGGGRMAEKASTGITEQLVELGFESDRLKTGTPPRIDGRSLDYSKMEEQKGDDEVVGFSFMDVPKIKPEQQRSCWITYTSPEVHEMLKTGFDRSPMYAGRIEGVGPRYCPSIEDKINRFAERERHQLFVEPEGFNTVEIYVNGFSTSLPEDVQYAALRMVPGFGNVRMFRPGYAIEYDYFPPTQLKYSLETKKISHLFFAGQINGTTGYEEAACQGLMAGINAHQKAAELEPFILKRSEAYIGVLIDDLISKGTDEPYRMFTSRAEYRTLLRQDNADLRLTELSYRLGLATQERMEKVRDKQHKVEALKLLVKDYSVEPEEINHYLKKVGSAPINQKQKLNQLMLRPSIDMAGLISASPKLQELLKDFPAEVVEQVEIQVKYDVYINKEKELVARMSQMEELEIPEAFNYDRVMSLSNEARQKFLKVRPRTLGQASRISGVNPSDVQILMVYMGR, encoded by the coding sequence ATGTTTAAAGAATATGATGTAATAGTGGTTGGTGCTGGTCATGCTGGTTGTGAAGCAGCAGCAGCGGCCGCCAACTTGGGTAGTAAGGTGTTGTTGGTTACAATGAATATGCAAACCATTGCCCAAATGAGCTGTAACCCGGCAATGGGTGGTATAGCTAAAGGTCAGATTGTAAGAGAAATTGATGCTTTAGGTGGTTACAGTGGTATAGTTACAGATGCCAGCCTCATTCAGTTCAGGATGTTGAACAGGAGTAAAGGTCCTGCAATGTGGAGCCCTAGGGCACAAAGTGATAGGATGCTGTTCGCCCAGAAGTGGCGTGAAATGCTTGAAAATACTCCAAACGTTGACTTTTACCAGGATAATGTAGTGTCTATCATCGTAGAAGGAGAAAGGGCTTGTGGGGTAGTGACTGGTTTAGGTCATTCTATTCGTTCAAAATCTGTGGTTGTAACCAGTGGAACCTTCCTGAATGGCGTTATCCATATAGGAGAAAAACGTTTTGGTGGTGGTAGAATGGCAGAAAAAGCCTCTACAGGCATTACTGAACAGCTGGTTGAACTAGGTTTTGAGAGCGATAGGCTGAAAACAGGTACGCCTCCACGTATAGATGGAAGAAGCCTTGACTACAGCAAAATGGAAGAGCAGAAGGGCGATGATGAGGTTGTAGGCTTCTCTTTTATGGATGTTCCTAAGATCAAACCTGAACAACAAAGAAGCTGCTGGATAACCTATACATCTCCTGAAGTACATGAAATGCTGAAGACAGGCTTTGACCGGTCACCAATGTATGCAGGAAGAATAGAAGGAGTAGGTCCACGCTATTGCCCTAGTATTGAGGATAAGATCAACAGGTTTGCAGAGAGGGAGCGCCACCAGCTGTTTGTAGAGCCAGAAGGCTTCAATACAGTGGAGATCTATGTAAATGGTTTTTCTACCTCGTTGCCTGAAGATGTTCAATACGCAGCTTTACGTATGGTTCCTGGTTTTGGAAATGTAAGGATGTTCCGTCCAGGATATGCTATTGAATATGATTATTTTCCACCTACACAGTTGAAGTATTCCTTAGAAACCAAAAAGATCTCACACCTATTCTTTGCCGGGCAGATCAACGGTACCACAGGGTATGAAGAAGCTGCATGCCAGGGATTGATGGCTGGAATAAATGCGCATCAAAAGGCAGCGGAACTGGAACCATTCATCTTAAAAAGAAGTGAAGCATATATAGGTGTATTAATTGACGACCTCATTAGTAAAGGAACTGACGAACCTTACAGGATGTTCACCAGCCGTGCTGAATACCGTACGCTGCTGCGACAGGACAATGCAGATCTTCGTCTTACTGAACTTAGCTACAGGCTTGGACTTGCTACGCAGGAAAGAATGGAGAAGGTTCGGGATAAGCAGCATAAAGTAGAAGCGCTAAAGCTGCTGGTAAAAGATTATTCAGTAGAACCAGAAGAAATAAATCATTACCTGAAAAAGGTTGGCTCTGCACCAATCAACCAAAAGCAGAAGCTGAACCAGTTGATGCTAAGACCGTCTATAGATATGGCCGGGCTTATTTCTGCATCTCCAAAGCTGCAGGAGTTGCTCAAAGATTTTCCTGCTGAAGTGGTAGAACAAGTAGAGATACAGGTAAAGTATGATGTGTATATCAATAAAGAAAAAGAACTGGTGGCGCGGATGAGCCAGATGGAAGAACTTGAAATTCCTGAAGCTTTTAATTATGATAGAGTAATGTCTTTATCGAACGAGGCGCGGCAGAAATTTCTGAAAGTTCGTCCACGCACACTAGGACAGGCCAGTAGAATTAGTGGTGTTAATCCTAGTGATGTTCAAATACTTATGGTATATATGGGTCGATAA
- the chrA gene encoding chromate efflux transporter, which produces MLLHSLTAFGGPQMHFVRMHRFFVKEHRYIDEAELLELNAFVQLLPGASSSQLLTLIGYKRGGIFLAAITLFIWMLPACILMTLLTFLLSYVNVEMFRYVQPMAVGFLAFSAFHSYKLFIRHQATFFIMTGALLITALISSPWVFPLLIIAGSIISNFSDKRIPEPKEKPKPIKWGNIWLFILIFVIAGFLSELARINDWQLRKPVNLFENFYRFGSLVFGGGGVLIPMMFEQYVLRAKTRYLTPEEFLTGAGMVQAFPGPIFSIAAFVGGMVLRHLGPGYQLLGAFIGSVAIFLPSFLLVIFFYPIWNKLKQHVIVFRAMEGINAVVVGIMLAATILLFVSISAPFNWLNLLAVVFTFAALQFTKLPSPLIVLAFLLWGLLG; this is translated from the coding sequence GTGTTATTACACAGCCTTACTGCTTTTGGTGGGCCACAAATGCATTTTGTACGAATGCATCGCTTCTTTGTAAAGGAGCACAGGTATATAGATGAAGCCGAGTTGCTAGAACTAAATGCTTTTGTACAACTCTTGCCCGGTGCTAGTAGTAGCCAGCTTCTTACACTCATTGGTTACAAACGAGGAGGGATTTTTCTAGCTGCTATTACATTGTTCATCTGGATGCTGCCTGCTTGTATCCTCATGACACTTCTTACATTTTTACTATCCTACGTCAATGTAGAAATGTTCAGGTATGTACAACCAATGGCTGTTGGCTTTCTTGCATTTTCTGCATTTCATAGTTACAAGCTTTTCATCAGGCACCAGGCCACATTTTTTATAATGACGGGTGCGCTTCTTATTACAGCACTTATCAGTTCTCCCTGGGTTTTTCCTTTATTGATCATAGCTGGTAGTATTATCAGCAACTTCAGTGATAAACGCATTCCTGAACCAAAAGAGAAACCAAAGCCAATAAAGTGGGGTAATATATGGCTATTTATTTTAATATTTGTTATAGCTGGTTTTCTTAGTGAACTTGCTCGTATAAATGATTGGCAACTCAGGAAGCCTGTTAACCTGTTTGAGAATTTCTATCGTTTTGGAAGTTTGGTTTTCGGTGGGGGAGGAGTACTTATACCGATGATGTTTGAGCAGTATGTTTTAAGAGCTAAAACACGTTATTTAACTCCTGAAGAATTTCTTACTGGTGCAGGAATGGTACAGGCTTTTCCAGGACCCATATTTTCTATAGCTGCTTTTGTTGGAGGAATGGTGCTGCGCCACCTAGGGCCGGGTTACCAGCTACTGGGTGCTTTCATTGGTTCTGTTGCTATTTTTCTTCCTAGCTTCCTGCTGGTTATTTTTTTCTATCCTATCTGGAATAAACTTAAACAGCATGTGATAGTGTTTAGGGCAATGGAAGGTATTAATGCTGTAGTGGTAGGAATTATGCTTGCTGCAACAATCTTATTATTCGTTTCCATTTCTGCTCCTTTCAACTGGTTAAACCTGTTGGCAGTTGTTTTCACCTTTGCTGCTTTACAATTCACGAAACTTCCGTCTCCTTTGATTGTACTAGCATTTTTGTTGTGGGGCTTGTTGGGCTAG
- a CDS encoding vanadium-dependent haloperoxidase, which yields MRKVLFLASVVLVVILFSCNKEIDKDPTRPVNPEVDLKMKSNNGFAENDMVMFWNEKAATVLNPGFTQPARTRVFARIQVAVHDALNSIKPKYEHYAFFERQKDADPDAAVASAAYWVMKRTTLVGNPPLDQWYTESLATIPDGQGKDLGMALGKRSADALIANRANDGFTQLIINSPNPPNGVNPGEYRSTLSAANWVPTQTLVANRNLPNWGTVMKPWVIQSNQQFRPAGPYGVNSAEYTVEFNEVKVKGARVGSTRTAEEEKIGKFWSENRPSFIWNNIVRKAIQNKKLDAWKTARLFALMHVSMAESISSQLNAGYHFYSWRPETAIRLAANDGNENTTGDPNWLPALSETPAFVTPRPVTGAGNWMLQIIIRS from the coding sequence ATGAGAAAAGTACTCTTCCTAGCTTCGGTGGTTTTAGTCGTTATCCTATTTTCCTGTAACAAAGAAATAGACAAAGATCCAACTCGCCCTGTCAATCCAGAGGTTGATTTAAAGATGAAATCTAACAACGGATTTGCTGAAAATGATATGGTGATGTTTTGGAATGAAAAAGCTGCTACAGTACTAAATCCAGGGTTCACACAACCTGCCCGAACCCGTGTTTTTGCAAGAATACAAGTTGCCGTACACGATGCGCTAAATAGTATTAAACCAAAGTATGAGCATTATGCTTTTTTTGAAAGACAAAAAGATGCTGACCCTGATGCGGCAGTTGCTAGTGCTGCCTATTGGGTCATGAAGCGGACTACGCTCGTAGGAAATCCTCCACTTGATCAATGGTATACTGAAAGCCTGGCAACAATCCCGGATGGACAAGGTAAAGACTTGGGTATGGCTTTGGGAAAGCGATCTGCCGATGCATTAATTGCCAATCGGGCCAATGATGGATTTACGCAACTTATTATCAATTCACCAAACCCTCCCAATGGTGTTAATCCCGGCGAATATCGCTCCACGCTTTCCGCAGCCAATTGGGTACCCACGCAAACATTGGTTGCAAATAGAAACCTGCCGAACTGGGGCACAGTCATGAAGCCTTGGGTGATACAAAGCAATCAGCAGTTCAGGCCCGCGGGACCTTATGGCGTTAACTCAGCAGAGTATACTGTAGAATTTAATGAAGTAAAAGTGAAAGGTGCCCGCGTTGGTAGTACACGCACTGCAGAAGAAGAGAAGATCGGGAAATTCTGGAGTGAAAACAGGCCGTCGTTCATTTGGAACAATATTGTTAGAAAGGCTATTCAAAATAAAAAGCTTGATGCGTGGAAGACGGCAAGATTATTTGCTCTTATGCATGTATCAATGGCTGAAAGTATCAGCTCACAACTTAATGCCGGCTATCATTTTTATTCCTGGAGACCGGAAACTGCAATACGCCTTGCTGCAAATGACGGAAATGAAAATACAACTGGTGATCCCAACTGGTTGCCTGCTCTTTCAGAAACGCCAGCTTTTGTTACCCCGAGACCTGTGACTGGCGCAGGCAATTGGATGCTTCAGATTATTATTCGGAGCTAA
- the nadD gene encoding nicotinate (nicotinamide) nucleotide adenylyltransferase, whose protein sequence is MKIGLYFGSFNPIHIGHLIIASAIKNKTDLQKIWLVVSPHNPLKPSKSLLNEFNRLHLVKLAVEDDENLEVSDIEFKLPRPSYTIDTLTYLKEKYPQHEFSIIMGSDSFQNITKWKNYELLLNNYQVYIYQRPNFPVENPAENITIVNAPLLEISATQVRLLIKNNKSIRYLVPEKVREEIEQNRYYKS, encoded by the coding sequence ATGAAAATCGGATTGTACTTTGGTTCTTTTAATCCTATCCACATTGGCCACCTCATCATTGCTAGTGCTATTAAAAATAAAACTGACCTGCAAAAGATATGGCTGGTGGTTTCGCCACACAATCCACTGAAGCCATCAAAGAGCTTGTTGAATGAGTTTAACCGTTTACATCTTGTAAAGCTTGCAGTGGAAGATGATGAAAACTTGGAGGTGTCTGACATTGAATTCAAACTTCCTCGTCCTTCCTATACCATTGATACCCTGACTTACCTAAAGGAAAAATACCCGCAGCACGAGTTCTCCATCATCATGGGTTCAGACAGTTTCCAGAACATTACTAAATGGAAAAACTATGAGCTGCTCCTGAACAATTACCAGGTATACATATACCAACGGCCAAATTTCCCTGTTGAGAATCCAGCAGAAAATATCACTATTGTAAATGCTCCCCTATTAGAAATATCTGCAACACAGGTAAGGCTGCTGATAAAAAACAATAAGTCAATCAGGTATCTGGTTCCAGAGAAAGTACGCGAAGAGATAGAACAAAACAGGTACTACAAAAGCTAG
- a CDS encoding isopenicillin N synthase family dioxygenase has product MSIPVVDLAEFLSGDPERKNAFVQQLGNAYEEVGFVAVKNHGVPDELIANLYEYVQQFFSLPLEKKLNYEIPGLAGQRGYTSFGREHAKGSEAPDLKEFFQYGQNVEDNDPIKSEYPDNVQVNEVAHFNETLYQAYKHFQKSGTSMLQAIAIYLGEDEHFFDTHVHNGNSILRCIHYPPITQEPKSAIRAEQHEDINLITLLVGASADGLQILTKQNEWVGVTSLPEQIVVNVGDMLQRLTNNKLRSTTHRVVNPAREHWHTSRFSMPFFLHPRSNMSLACLESCIDEAHPKAYEDATAGEYLDERLREIGLKK; this is encoded by the coding sequence ATGTCTATTCCCGTTGTAGATCTTGCGGAATTTTTAAGTGGTGACCCGGAGCGTAAGAACGCATTTGTACAGCAACTTGGAAATGCTTACGAAGAAGTGGGTTTTGTTGCAGTTAAGAATCATGGTGTACCTGATGAGCTTATTGCTAATCTCTATGAATATGTTCAGCAGTTTTTTTCTCTGCCTTTAGAAAAGAAATTGAATTATGAAATTCCTGGACTTGCTGGCCAAAGAGGTTATACAAGTTTTGGTAGGGAACATGCCAAAGGAAGTGAAGCGCCGGATCTTAAAGAATTCTTCCAGTATGGTCAGAATGTAGAAGATAACGATCCGATCAAATCTGAATATCCTGATAATGTGCAAGTAAATGAGGTTGCTCATTTTAATGAGACCTTGTACCAGGCATATAAGCATTTTCAGAAGAGTGGCACTTCCATGCTACAGGCTATAGCCATCTATCTTGGTGAAGATGAACACTTCTTTGATACTCATGTTCACAATGGGAACAGCATATTGCGTTGCATTCATTATCCTCCTATCACGCAAGAGCCTAAAAGTGCTATACGTGCCGAACAACATGAAGACATTAATCTAATCACGCTGCTGGTAGGAGCCAGTGCGGATGGATTACAAATATTGACCAAGCAAAATGAATGGGTTGGTGTTACCTCGTTACCTGAACAGATCGTTGTAAATGTTGGTGATATGCTTCAACGTCTTACCAACAACAAATTAAGAAGTACAACACACAGGGTGGTGAATCCAGCAAGAGAACACTGGCACACTTCACGCTTCTCTATGCCGTTCTTTCTTCACCCGCGTAGTAATATGAGTTTGGCTTGCCTTGAAAGTTGTATTGATGAGGCTCATCCAAAAGCTTATGAAGACGCTACAGCAGGAGAATATTTAGATGAAAGATTACGTGAGATAGGGCTTAAGAAATAA
- a CDS encoding CAP domain-containing protein, translating into MKPLFFLLLLAPVLSFGQHFSTSTIEVRAMPNMPARDLGIEAFLYSFPETKSMPADVREWFYWTNFSRSKPRVFWDSVVAPILSTHPNLRTSYAASLKKDLYATGPLEMLKPNAILSSLAQAHANELKKRNAPPSHTSPSGATFQDRMVKGGIEKCAGENISFGPSNTILALVFLYIDEGIPDLGHRKSLLNSSYKEMGVGISAYNNGSFMVIQDFSCLQ; encoded by the coding sequence GTGAAACCCCTGTTTTTCCTGTTATTACTGGCTCCTGTTCTTTCTTTTGGTCAACATTTTAGTACAAGCACCATTGAAGTTCGTGCTATGCCTAATATGCCAGCAAGAGATTTGGGTATTGAAGCCTTTTTGTACTCTTTTCCTGAAACCAAATCCATGCCTGCTGATGTTAGGGAGTGGTTTTATTGGACCAATTTCAGCAGGAGCAAGCCTCGAGTGTTCTGGGACAGTGTAGTGGCACCTATTCTTTCTACTCATCCAAACCTCAGAACCTCCTATGCAGCTAGTTTAAAGAAGGATCTTTATGCTACCGGTCCCTTAGAGATGCTGAAACCTAATGCTATTCTTTCTTCTCTTGCCCAAGCACATGCTAATGAGCTAAAGAAGCGGAATGCCCCTCCTTCTCATACTTCTCCTTCTGGTGCTACCTTCCAGGATAGGATGGTAAAAGGAGGAATAGAGAAATGTGCAGGCGAAAACATCAGTTTTGGCCCTTCTAATACCATCTTAGCCCTTGTTTTTCTATACATAGATGAAGGAATACCAGATTTGGGGCACAGGAAATCCCTGCTTAATAGTTCATACAAGGAAATGGGCGTAGGAATTTCAGCCTATAACAACGGTAGTTTTATGGTAATTCAAGACTTTTCATGTTTACAGTAG
- a CDS encoding ribulokinase, giving the protein MNTPDNYVIGVDYGTDSVRCIIADTANGNEIASAVYYYPQWKEGLYCDAANSQFRQHPQDYLDGLEDTIKRALLQAGPAVAAKIKGISVDTTGSTPVAVDRSGTPLALLPQFRDNPNAMFVLWKDHTAVQEAAEINEHAKSFDTNYLQFIGGIYSSEWFWAKLLRIMREDEKVRAATYSWVEHCDWIPFVLTGGKNADEMKRGICSAGHKALWSEQWGGFPPNEFFSSLDPLLEGFTSRLFTTVYTSDQAAGTLSAEWAERLGLSKDVVVGIGAFDAHMGAVGGQIEPYHLSKVMGTSTCDMLVAPPAEVQDTLVAGICGQVNGSIIPGMIGMEAGQSAFGDAYAWFRKVLAWPLQQILPSSSIVDASTAAKLIDETVDKIIPELSKQAANIPNDEDAPLAVDWFNGRRTPDANQELQGVITGLHLGTDAPAMFKAIVEATCFGAKAIVDRFNEQGIPVKGLIGMGGVAKKSPFIMQMMADIMNMPIRIHKSEQTCALGAAMFAATAAGIFNKVEEAMEAMGPGFDATYSPVPEQVSFYAKRYEKYKALGAFIENPAATKADTQQLQHA; this is encoded by the coding sequence ATGAATACCCCTGATAATTATGTTATAGGAGTGGATTATGGAACAGACTCCGTTAGATGCATAATAGCCGACACGGCAAACGGTAATGAAATAGCTTCTGCCGTTTATTATTACCCTCAATGGAAAGAAGGCTTGTACTGCGATGCAGCCAACAGTCAATTCAGACAACATCCCCAGGATTACCTGGATGGACTGGAAGATACCATCAAGCGTGCATTGCTCCAGGCTGGTCCTGCAGTAGCTGCTAAAATTAAAGGTATTTCTGTAGACACAACAGGATCTACACCTGTAGCCGTAGATCGATCTGGTACTCCGCTGGCTTTGCTGCCGCAGTTTCGCGACAATCCAAATGCAATGTTTGTGTTGTGGAAAGACCACACAGCAGTACAGGAAGCAGCTGAGATAAATGAACATGCAAAATCCTTTGACACCAACTACCTGCAGTTCATTGGCGGCATTTACTCATCCGAATGGTTTTGGGCAAAGCTTTTACGCATAATGCGTGAAGACGAAAAAGTAAGAGCCGCAACTTATTCGTGGGTAGAGCACTGCGACTGGATACCTTTTGTACTTACAGGAGGAAAAAACGCAGATGAAATGAAAAGAGGCATCTGCTCTGCCGGTCATAAGGCTCTATGGTCAGAGCAATGGGGTGGATTTCCTCCAAATGAATTCTTCTCTTCTCTTGATCCTTTACTGGAAGGATTTACTTCAAGATTATTTACCACAGTTTATACATCAGACCAGGCTGCAGGAACATTAAGTGCAGAGTGGGCAGAACGTTTAGGATTATCTAAAGACGTAGTAGTAGGCATAGGAGCCTTTGATGCACACATGGGTGCAGTAGGTGGGCAGATAGAGCCTTACCACTTAAGTAAAGTGATGGGTACTTCTACCTGCGATATGCTGGTAGCTCCACCTGCAGAAGTACAGGATACTTTAGTAGCCGGTATTTGCGGACAGGTTAATGGTTCTATCATTCCGGGTATGATTGGAATGGAAGCAGGCCAGTCAGCATTTGGAGATGCATACGCATGGTTCAGAAAAGTGCTTGCATGGCCGCTACAACAAATACTTCCGTCATCAAGTATTGTAGATGCCAGTACAGCCGCTAAACTAATAGATGAAACAGTTGATAAAATAATTCCTGAGCTAAGCAAGCAGGCAGCCAATATACCTAATGATGAAGATGCACCACTTGCTGTTGATTGGTTCAATGGCCGGCGCACTCCCGATGCCAACCAGGAACTGCAAGGTGTTATCACTGGTCTTCATTTAGGTACTGATGCACCGGCTATGTTCAAAGCTATTGTAGAAGCTACATGCTTTGGAGCCAAAGCCATTGTTGATCGTTTCAATGAACAAGGCATACCAGTAAAAGGATTGATAGGTATGGGTGGTGTGGCTAAAAAATCTCCATTCATCATGCAGATGATGGCTGATATTATGAATATGCCGATCCGCATTCATAAAAGTGAACAAACCTGCGCACTGGGTGCAGCCATGTTTGCCGCTACAGCTGCAGGTATCTTCAATAAAGTAGAAGAAGCAATGGAAGCAATGGGACCAGGATTTGATGCTACTTATTCACCTGTTCCGGAACAAGTTTCCTTCTACGCTAAGCGATATGAGAAATACAAAGCACTGGGTGCTTTTATAGAAAACCCTGCTGCTACCAAAGCTGATACTCAACAACTGCAACATGCCTGA
- the ybeY gene encoding rRNA maturation RNase YbeY has protein sequence MSIRFSYADVSTIPLKNKKVVKLFIQELFQLENKPLSQLNYVFCSDEYLLQINKDHLQHDYYTDIITFDLTDPSSEGTIGEIYISVDRVKDNANDHKVTSTNELLRVIFHGALHLCGYGDKTNREITIMREKEDHYLRLFEKRL, from the coding sequence ATGTCTATACGCTTCTCTTATGCCGATGTTTCTACTATTCCTTTGAAGAACAAAAAGGTGGTTAAACTATTCATCCAGGAGCTTTTTCAACTGGAGAACAAACCTCTTTCACAACTTAACTATGTATTCTGCAGCGACGAATACCTTCTGCAGATCAATAAAGACCATCTTCAGCACGATTATTATACTGATATCATCACTTTCGATCTTACTGACCCATCTTCAGAAGGTACTATTGGGGAGATATACATTAGCGTGGATCGGGTAAAGGATAATGCTAATGATCATAAGGTTACCTCAACTAATGAACTGTTACGGGTAATCTTCCATGGTGCCTTGCACCTGTGCGGCTATGGAGACAAAACGAATCGTGAAATAACAATTATGAGGGAAAAAGAGGATCATTATTTACGTTTATTTGAGAAACGTTTATAA
- a CDS encoding FeoA family protein, translating into MMRKLSEVEIGKTVIIHSFEKDDIFIKLMEMGCVPGEKIKVEQKAPLGDPISITVAGYNLSLRISEAEKIIVEDI; encoded by the coding sequence ATGATGAGGAAACTATCAGAGGTAGAAATAGGAAAGACAGTAATTATACATTCATTTGAGAAGGATGATATTTTTATAAAGCTAATGGAGATGGGATGTGTGCCGGGGGAAAAGATAAAGGTTGAGCAGAAAGCTCCATTAGGAGATCCTATATCTATAACCGTAGCAGGATATAACCTGAGCTTACGCATAAGCGAAGCTGAGAAAATCATTGTAGAAGATATATAA
- a CDS encoding L-ribulose-5-phosphate 4-epimerase — translation MPDKYAHIREEAYEANMQLPKLGLVIFTFGNVSAADRSLGAFAIKPSGVPYEDLSPEKMVIVDFDGKTIDGTLRPSSDTLTHAVLYKQWENIYGIVHTHSTYATAWAQSQRDIPIFGTTHADYNTVDIPCAPPMSDDMIQGNYEYETGFQIINCFNERGYDYKEVEMVLVGNHAPFTWGKTAAKAVHNSAVLEAIAQMALLTEQVNPQAPRLKDSLIRKHFERKHGPDSYYGQS, via the coding sequence ATGCCTGATAAATATGCACACATCAGGGAAGAAGCATACGAAGCAAATATGCAACTCCCTAAGCTCGGACTTGTAATCTTCACTTTTGGAAATGTAAGTGCTGCCGACAGAAGCCTCGGCGCATTTGCTATCAAACCAAGTGGTGTTCCTTACGAAGATCTTTCACCCGAAAAAATGGTAATTGTAGACTTTGATGGAAAGACCATCGATGGCACGCTTCGTCCATCAAGTGATACACTTACACATGCTGTATTGTACAAGCAGTGGGAAAACATCTACGGCATCGTACACACACATTCTACTTACGCCACCGCATGGGCACAGTCGCAGCGCGACATACCCATTTTTGGTACCACACACGCAGATTATAATACTGTAGATATTCCATGTGCACCGCCAATGAGCGATGACATGATACAAGGCAATTACGAATACGAAACAGGTTTCCAGATCATCAATTGTTTCAACGAACGCGGCTACGACTATAAAGAGGTAGAGATGGTGCTGGTTGGCAATCATGCACCATTTACATGGGGCAAGACCGCAGCCAAAGCTGTGCACAACAGTGCCGTGTTGGAAGCCATTGCACAAATGGCTTTGCTTACTGAGCAGGTAAACCCACAGGCACCGCGCCTAAAGGACAGCCTTATCAGGAAACACTTCGAACGCAAGCACGGTCCTGATTCATATTACGGCCAGTCGTAG